Proteins encoded together in one Bacteroides ovatus window:
- a CDS encoding porin: MSRIRTTVVMLLLATMAFGQAKEDAGDGKMLDKQTMEFKDYLPEIHGTIRGKYEYQTETSESRFEVRNARFSVSGNVHPIVAYKAEIDLSDEGSIKMLDAYARVFPVKDLNFTIGQMRVPFTIDAHRSPHQQYFANRSFIAKQVGNVRDVGFTAGYTNKGGFPFILEGGLFNGSGLTNQKEWHKTLNYSIKAQLLPNKNWNLTLSTQMIKPENVRINMYDAGIYYQNDRFHIEAEYLYKMYGHEAFKDVHAVNSFINYDLPLKKVFNKISFLARYDMMTDHSDGKMDETTKALIINDYARHRVTGGITLSLSKAFIADLRLNFEKYFYKNSGVPKESERDKIVIEFMTRF, translated from the coding sequence ATGAGTAGAATCAGAACAACCGTCGTTATGCTTTTGCTGGCGACAATGGCCTTTGGACAGGCAAAAGAAGATGCAGGGGATGGTAAGATGCTGGATAAACAGACCATGGAGTTTAAGGATTATCTGCCGGAGATTCACGGAACAATCCGGGGAAAGTACGAATATCAGACAGAAACAAGTGAAAGCCGTTTTGAAGTACGTAATGCACGCTTCAGTGTTTCGGGAAATGTGCATCCGATAGTTGCTTATAAAGCGGAAATCGACCTTTCCGATGAAGGCTCTATCAAGATGCTTGATGCGTATGCACGTGTTTTTCCGGTGAAAGACCTGAATTTTACGATTGGTCAGATGCGCGTTCCTTTCACAATAGACGCTCACCGCTCACCACATCAGCAGTATTTTGCCAACCGTTCATTCATTGCCAAGCAAGTAGGAAATGTGCGTGACGTTGGTTTTACGGCTGGCTATACGAATAAAGGTGGCTTCCCTTTTATCCTTGAAGGAGGATTATTCAACGGCTCCGGTTTGACCAATCAGAAAGAATGGCATAAAACGCTGAATTACTCCATAAAAGCACAGTTACTGCCTAATAAGAACTGGAATCTGACACTTAGCACCCAAATGATAAAACCGGAAAATGTACGGATTAATATGTACGATGCCGGTATCTATTATCAGAATGACCGTTTTCATATTGAGGCGGAATATTTATATAAAATGTACGGCCACGAAGCATTTAAAGATGTTCATGCGGTGAATAGTTTTATTAATTACGATTTACCATTAAAGAAAGTGTTCAATAAAATCTCTTTCCTGGCTCGCTATGATATGATGACCGATCATAGTGATGGCAAGATGGATGAAACGACAAAAGCTCTGATTATAAATGATTATGCCCGACATCGTGTGACGGGTGGAATCACGCTAAGTCTTTCCAAAGCTTTCATTGCCGACCTCCGATTGAACTTCGAGAAATATTTCTATAAGAACTCCGGCGTTCCAAAAGAATCGGAACGGGACAAAATCGTGATTGAGTTTATGACGAGATTCTGA
- a CDS encoding CYTH domain-containing protein → MAQEIERKFLVIGEFKSSAFAQSHIVQGYISSARGRTVRVRIRDDKGYLTIKGASNASGTSRYEWEKELALSEAEELMRLCEPGIIDKIRYLVRSGKHVFEVDEFYGENEGLIVAEVELESEDEAFVKPDFIGEEVTGDIRYYNSQLMKKPYKTW, encoded by the coding sequence ATGGCACAGGAAATAGAACGTAAATTTTTAGTTATCGGTGAATTCAAGTCTTCGGCTTTTGCGCAAAGTCACATTGTGCAGGGGTATATCAGTAGTGCTCGCGGGCGTACTGTCCGGGTTCGTATTCGGGATGATAAAGGTTATCTGACAATAAAGGGAGCTTCTAATGCTTCCGGTACCAGTCGTTATGAATGGGAAAAGGAACTGGCCTTATCAGAAGCAGAAGAATTGATGAGGCTTTGCGAACCGGGGATTATTGACAAGATCCGTTATTTGGTACGTAGTGGCAAACATGTATTTGAAGTCGACGAGTTTTATGGTGAGAATGAAGGACTTATTGTGGCAGAAGTAGAGTTGGAATCGGAAGATGAGGCTTTTGTAAAGCCCGACTTTATCGGTGAGGAGGTAACGGGCGACATACGCTACTATAACTCACAGCTAATGAAAAAACCGTATAAAACGTGGTGA
- a CDS encoding MgtC/SapB family protein, whose amino-acid sequence MEQLYSYVPRELVTFVLVTLFSLLIGLSQRRISLKREGETTLFGTDRTFTFIGILGYLLYILDPTDMRLFMGGGAVLGLLLGLNYYVKQSQFHVFGVTTIIIALITYCMAPIVATQPSWFYVMVVVTVLLLTELKHTFTEFAQRMKNDEMITLAKFLAISGIILPMLPHKNLIPDINLTPYSIWLATVVVSGISYLSYLLKRYVFHESGTLVSGIIGGLYSSTATISVLARKSRKASEQEATDYVAAMLLAVSMMFLRFMILILIFSREIFLSIYPYLLTMAVVAAIVAWFIHSRQKRPEDQSAETEEDDSSNPLEFKVALIFAVLFVIFTFLTHYTLVYAGTGGLNLLSFVSGFSDITPFILNLLQNTGSVAALIITACSMQAIISNIMVNMFYALFFAGKGSKLRPWILGGFGVVIACNLVLLLFFYI is encoded by the coding sequence ATGGAACAGTTGTACAGTTATGTGCCGCGTGAATTGGTTACTTTTGTTTTAGTAACCTTGTTTTCTTTATTAATCGGACTTTCGCAACGTCGAATCAGTCTGAAGCGTGAGGGGGAAACTACTCTTTTCGGAACCGACCGCACCTTTACCTTTATTGGTATACTGGGTTACTTGCTTTATATCTTAGACCCTACGGATATGCGTCTGTTTATGGGAGGTGGAGCGGTATTGGGATTGCTGTTGGGATTAAACTATTATGTAAAGCAATCACAATTTCATGTTTTTGGTGTAACTACCATCATTATTGCCCTGATTACTTATTGTATGGCTCCTATCGTAGCTACCCAACCTTCCTGGTTTTATGTTATGGTAGTTGTGACTGTGCTTCTGCTGACTGAACTCAAACATACTTTTACGGAGTTTGCGCAACGGATGAAGAATGATGAAATGATTACGTTAGCCAAGTTCTTGGCTATCAGCGGTATCATATTACCGATGCTTCCGCATAAGAATCTGATTCCGGATATTAATCTTACTCCTTATTCTATTTGGTTGGCAACGGTAGTAGTATCCGGCATTTCCTATCTCTCTTATCTATTAAAAAGGTATGTATTCCATGAATCCGGCACGTTAGTTTCTGGTATTATTGGTGGATTATACAGCAGTACGGCTACGATCTCGGTACTTGCCCGTAAAAGCCGAAAAGCATCAGAGCAGGAAGCGACTGATTATGTTGCTGCCATGTTGCTGGCTGTTAGCATGATGTTTCTGCGATTTATGATACTGATACTTATTTTCAGTAGAGAAATCTTCCTGTCTATTTATCCATATCTGTTGACTATGGCTGTAGTCGCGGCTATTGTTGCCTGGTTTATCCATTCCCGGCAAAAACGACCGGAAGACCAGTCTGCTGAAACAGAAGAGGATGATAGTAGCAACCCGTTGGAATTTAAAGTTGCTTTGATTTTTGCCGTACTCTTTGTGATATTCACTTTCTTAACTCACTATACGTTAGTGTATGCGGGCACAGGCGGATTAAATCTCTTGTCTTTTGTTTCCGGTTTTAGTGATATAACTCCTTTCATCTTAAACTTGTTGCAAAATACAGGTAGTGTGGCTGCATTGATAATTACTGCTTGTAGTATGCAGGCTATCATTAGCAATATAATGGTAAATATGTTCTATGCTCTATTCTTTGCAGGGAAGGGAAGTAAACTTCGTCCTTGGATTTTGGGAGGATTCGGTGTGGTAATTGCTTGTAATCTCGTTTTGTTGCTGTTCTTTTATATTTAA
- a CDS encoding ATP-binding protein — translation MDKELIKGLIAEYQQFVKSVSFVKRAVTLSDNFNYVFVGLRRVGKSYLMYQQIHHLIETGISPEEILFFNFEDERIAGMDTEHLDMIKRCYEEMYSHRPIFFLDEIQIVPHWEQFVRRLADQKYRVYVTGSNAKMLSKDIATTLGGRFMIQYVYPFSFREYLSSNGVQLDKLWIYKNRSEVVRHFDTYFRFGGLPELLVAEGQEKRQWLSSLFNKIFFGDLVARYSIRNDMALKVLIRKLAESVKQPSSFTRLANLVSSTGKKITTDTIIDYLNYLEDTWIMFSLENYASKLADKVSNKKYYFMDNGILSLFLMDPETSLLENLVAVTLKKRYGDDLYFYHRNIEVDFYLDEGHKAIQVSYSLKDPETRKREVNALLKLAENVAVDDLCIITRDEEEMIVEGEKTIRVVPVWRWLLDDEG, via the coding sequence ATGGATAAGGAACTGATAAAAGGATTGATAGCTGAATATCAGCAGTTTGTAAAGAGCGTGTCATTCGTGAAACGTGCGGTGACTCTATCTGATAACTTCAATTATGTCTTTGTAGGTTTACGTCGGGTTGGGAAGTCTTATTTGATGTATCAGCAGATACATCATTTAATAGAGACAGGTATTTCACCGGAAGAGATTCTTTTCTTTAATTTTGAGGATGAGCGAATAGCTGGTATGGATACAGAACATCTTGATATGATAAAGAGATGTTATGAAGAGATGTATTCTCATCGTCCTATATTTTTTTTAGATGAAATACAGATTGTACCGCATTGGGAACAATTTGTCCGACGGCTTGCCGATCAGAAGTACAGGGTTTATGTAACAGGGAGCAATGCTAAGATGTTGAGTAAGGATATAGCTACTACTTTAGGGGGACGTTTTATGATTCAATACGTCTATCCTTTCTCGTTTCGTGAGTATTTGTCATCTAACGGTGTTCAATTAGATAAGCTTTGGATTTATAAGAACCGTTCGGAGGTAGTCCGACATTTCGATACTTACTTTCGTTTTGGTGGTTTACCCGAACTGTTAGTGGCCGAGGGACAAGAGAAACGACAATGGCTGAGTAGTCTTTTTAATAAGATATTCTTCGGTGATTTAGTGGCTCGTTATTCTATTCGAAATGATATGGCGTTAAAGGTACTCATTCGAAAACTGGCTGAAAGCGTGAAGCAGCCTTCTTCTTTCACTCGTCTGGCTAATTTAGTATCTTCCACAGGCAAGAAGATTACCACTGATACTATTATAGACTATTTGAATTATCTGGAAGATACCTGGATCATGTTTTCTTTAGAAAACTACGCTAGTAAGTTAGCCGATAAAGTGTCCAATAAAAAATATTATTTTATGGATAATGGAATACTTAGTCTGTTTTTAATGGATCCGGAAACTTCTTTATTGGAAAATCTCGTGGCAGTTACATTAAAAAAACGGTATGGCGATGATTTATATTTCTATCATCGGAATATAGAAGTAGACTTTTATCTGGATGAAGGGCATAAGGCCATACAAGTATCATATAGTTTAAAAGATCCGGAGACTCGAAAACGAGAAGTGAATGCCTTACTGAAACTTGCAGAAAATGTGGCAGTGGATGATCTGTGTATTATTACCAGAGACGAAGAGGAAATGATCGTAGAAGGAGAGAAGACGATTCGGGTTGTGCCGGTGTGGAGGTGGTTGCTGGATGATGAAGGATGA
- a CDS encoding AMP-dependent synthetase/ligase, whose product MTYHHLSVLVHRQAEKYGDKVALKYRDYETAQWIPISWKQFSGTVRQAANAFVALGVEEQENIGIFSQNKPEWFYVDFGAFANRVVTIPFYATSSPAQAQYIINDAQIRFLFVGEQYQYDAAFSIFGFCSSLQQLIIFDRSVVKDPRDVSSIYFDEFMAMGEGLPHNDTVEERTERASYDDLANILYTSGTTGEPKGVMLHHSCYLEQFHTHDDRLTTMSDKDVSMNFLPLTHVFEKAWCYLCIHKGVQICINLRPADIQTTIKEIRPTLMCSVPRFWEKVYAGVQEKINETTGLKKALMLDAIRVGRIHNLDYLRQGKTPPVMNQLKYKFYEKTIYSLLKKTIGIENGNFFPTAGAAVPDEINEFVHSVGINMVVGYGLTESTATVSCTLPVGYDIGSVGVVLPGIEVKIGEGNEILLRGKTITKGYYKKAEATAAAIEPDGWFHTGDAGYFKNGQLFLTERIKDLFKTSNGKYVAPQALETKLVIDRYIDQIAIIADQRKFVSALIVPVYGFVKEYAKEKGIEYKDMTELLQHPKIVGLFRARIDTLQQQFAHYEQIKRFTLLPEPFSMERGELTNTLKLKRAVVAKNYSEQIEKMYEESEK is encoded by the coding sequence ATGACTTATCATCATTTATCTGTCCTGGTCCATCGTCAGGCCGAAAAATATGGCGACAAGGTAGCCTTAAAATACCGTGACTATGAGACAGCTCAATGGATTCCTATTTCATGGAAGCAGTTCTCCGGAACAGTACGGCAAGCAGCTAATGCTTTCGTGGCATTGGGAGTGGAAGAACAAGAGAATATCGGTATATTTTCACAGAATAAACCCGAATGGTTCTATGTAGACTTTGGTGCATTTGCCAACCGGGTGGTTACCATTCCGTTTTATGCAACCAGTTCACCTGCGCAGGCGCAATATATCATCAATGATGCGCAGATTCGTTTTCTTTTTGTCGGTGAGCAATATCAGTATGATGCTGCTTTCAGTATCTTTGGTTTCTGTTCTTCTTTACAACAACTGATCATCTTTGACCGTTCGGTGGTAAAAGACCCTCGTGACGTTTCATCTATCTATTTTGATGAATTTATGGCGATGGGAGAGGGATTGCCTCATAATGATACGGTGGAAGAACGTACGGAGCGGGCTTCTTATGATGACCTGGCAAATATCCTCTATACTTCCGGCACAACGGGGGAACCGAAAGGAGTTATGCTTCACCATTCCTGTTATCTGGAACAGTTTCATACACACGATGACCGTCTGACGACGATGTCGGATAAGGATGTATCGATGAACTTTCTTCCATTAACACACGTGTTTGAGAAAGCATGGTGTTATCTCTGTATTCATAAAGGAGTGCAGATTTGTATCAATCTCCGTCCGGCAGATATACAAACAACGATTAAGGAAATTCGCCCGACACTGATGTGCAGTGTTCCCCGTTTTTGGGAGAAGGTGTATGCAGGGGTACAGGAAAAAATAAACGAAACAACAGGGTTGAAGAAAGCACTGATGCTGGATGCTATCCGGGTAGGTAGAATCCATAATCTGGATTATCTGCGTCAGGGAAAGACTCCTCCGGTGATGAATCAACTGAAATATAAGTTTTACGAAAAGACTATCTATTCTTTACTGAAAAAAACAATCGGTATTGAGAATGGTAACTTTTTCCCGACTGCCGGTGCTGCCGTTCCCGATGAAATCAATGAGTTCGTTCATTCGGTAGGAATCAATATGGTGGTAGGATATGGACTGACGGAATCTACGGCTACTGTATCTTGTACACTGCCGGTTGGCTATGATATCGGTTCGGTAGGTGTTGTACTGCCGGGGATTGAAGTGAAAATCGGTGAAGGCAATGAAATCCTGCTTCGGGGTAAGACGATCACAAAAGGCTATTACAAAAAAGCGGAAGCCACAGCTGCCGCTATTGAGCCGGATGGCTGGTTCCATACAGGTGATGCCGGTTACTTTAAAAATGGACAGCTTTTCCTGACGGAACGTATTAAAGATTTATTCAAAACATCAAACGGCAAATACGTCGCTCCGCAAGCTTTGGAAACGAAGTTGGTCATTGACCGTTATATCGACCAGATTGCCATTATCGCCGATCAACGTAAGTTTGTCTCGGCTCTGATTGTTCCTGTATATGGATTTGTGAAAGAGTATGCCAAAGAAAAGGGTATTGAATATAAGGATATGACGGAACTGTTGCAGCATCCGAAGATTGTAGGATTGTTCCGTGCCCGGATCGATACACTTCAGCAACAATTTGCGCACTATGAACAAATCAAACGTTTCACTTTACTGCCTGAGCCATTCAGCATGGAACGTGGAGAATTGACTAATACACTGAAACTGAAACGGGCGGTGGTTGCCAAGAATTATAGTGAGCAGATAGAGAAGATGTACGAAGAAAGTGAGAAATAG
- a CDS encoding M16 family metallopeptidase, which translates to MNKRLKLSCLSLFLALVICSCSSQKKYSYETVPNDPLKARIYTLDNGLKVYLTVNKETPRIQTFIAVRVGGKNDPAETTGLAHYFEHLMFKGTDKFGTQDYAAEKPLLDAIEQQFEIYRKTTDEAERKAIYHTIDSLSYEASKYAIPNEYDKLMAAIGSTGSNAYTWYDQTVYQEDIPSNQIDNWAKIQADRFENNVIRGFHTELEAVYEEKNMSLTRDNSKVQEAIFSSLFPKHPYGTQTVLGTQENLKNPSITNIKNYYKQWYVPNNMAICMSGDLDPDATIALIDKYFGGLKPNPELPKLDLPKEAPITQPVVKEVLGPDAESVALAWRFPGVSDKDFEILQVVSQVLYNGKAGLIDLDLNQQQKVLNSYGYPMGLADYSALLLGGLPKQGQTLEEVKDLLLSEIKKLRAGEFDEKMLEANINNFKLGELQNMESNEGRADMFVNSFINGTDWKNEVTAIDRMAKLTKEDIVAFANKYLKEDNYAVIYKKQGKDPNEKKMTKPEITPIITNRDVASPFLVEVQESAVKPIEPVFLDYQKDMSQLKAKSDIPVLYKQNVANDLFQLIYVFDMGNNHDKALGTAFDYLEYLGTSDMTPEELKSEFYRLACTFYVSPGNERTYVVLSGLNENMPAAVQLFEKLLADAQVNKEAYTNMTSDILKARSDAKLNQGQNFSRLMSFAMYGPKSPATNLLTEAELTNMNPQELVDRIHNQNSYKHRILYYGPSSSKDLLATINQYHQVPAALKDIPAGNEYSYLETPVTKVLVAPYDAKQIYMAQISNLDKKYDPAIEPIRALYDEYFGGGMNSIVFQEMRETRGLAYSAWASIMPPSYLKYPYVLRTQIATQNDKMIDAVTTFNDIINNMPESEAAFKLAKDGLTNRLRTERIIKGDIIWSYINAQDLGQNVDPRIKLYNDIQNMSLKDIVDFQKQWVKGRTYVYCILGDKKDLELDKLKAVGPIEELTQEQIFGY; encoded by the coding sequence ATGAACAAACGATTGAAACTTTCTTGCTTGTCACTCTTCCTGGCATTAGTGATTTGCAGCTGTAGCTCACAAAAGAAGTATAGCTACGAAACAGTGCCCAATGACCCGCTAAAAGCCCGCATTTACACACTGGATAACGGACTAAAGGTTTACCTCACCGTAAACAAGGAAACTCCGCGCATACAAACATTTATCGCAGTAAGAGTGGGCGGGAAGAATGACCCGGCAGAAACGACGGGACTTGCCCATTATTTCGAACATCTCATGTTTAAAGGCACCGACAAGTTTGGCACACAAGACTACGCGGCCGAAAAGCCTCTGCTGGATGCAATCGAACAACAGTTCGAAATTTATCGTAAGACTACGGATGAAGCGGAACGTAAGGCGATCTACCACACCATCGACAGCCTTTCTTACGAAGCTTCCAAGTATGCTATCCCTAATGAATATGACAAATTAATGGCAGCCATCGGATCTACCGGCAGCAATGCTTATACCTGGTATGACCAGACGGTCTATCAGGAAGACATTCCTTCCAACCAGATAGACAACTGGGCGAAGATTCAGGCAGATCGTTTTGAAAACAATGTAATTCGTGGTTTCCATACTGAATTGGAAGCTGTATATGAAGAGAAAAATATGTCACTCACCCGTGACAACAGCAAAGTGCAGGAAGCTATTTTTTCTTCTCTTTTTCCCAAGCATCCTTATGGAACGCAGACTGTGTTAGGTACACAGGAGAACCTAAAGAATCCTTCTATCACGAATATCAAGAACTACTATAAACAATGGTATGTGCCCAACAATATGGCAATCTGTATGTCTGGCGATTTAGACCCGGATGCAACAATTGCATTAATCGATAAATATTTTGGTGGATTGAAACCCAATCCGGAACTCCCGAAACTGGACCTTCCGAAAGAGGCGCCAATCACGCAACCTGTTGTAAAAGAGGTGTTAGGTCCGGATGCCGAAAGCGTTGCATTGGCTTGGAGATTCCCCGGTGTATCCGACAAGGATTTTGAAATCCTGCAAGTCGTTTCGCAAGTATTATACAATGGAAAGGCAGGACTTATCGACCTTGACCTGAACCAGCAACAGAAGGTCTTGAATAGTTACGGTTACCCGATGGGACTGGCAGATTACTCTGCATTGCTGCTAGGAGGACTTCCTAAACAAGGACAAACACTGGAAGAAGTGAAAGACTTGCTACTCAGCGAAATCAAAAAGCTCCGTGCCGGAGAGTTCGACGAGAAAATGCTGGAAGCGAACATCAACAATTTCAAACTCGGTGAACTGCAAAACATGGAAAGCAACGAAGGACGTGCCGATATGTTTGTCAACTCATTTATTAACGGCACAGACTGGAAAAATGAAGTTACTGCCATCGACCGCATGGCCAAACTGACCAAAGAAGACATCGTAGCGTTCGCCAACAAATACCTGAAAGAAGATAATTATGCCGTTATCTACAAAAAGCAAGGAAAAGACCCGAACGAAAAGAAGATGACGAAACCGGAGATTACTCCTATCATAACCAATCGTGATGTAGCCAGCCCGTTCCTTGTGGAGGTACAGGAAAGCGCAGTCAAACCGATTGAACCAGTGTTTCTCGATTATCAAAAGGATATGAGCCAATTAAAGGCAAAATCGGATATTCCGGTTCTTTACAAACAGAATGTAGCCAATGACCTGTTCCAATTGATTTATGTCTTTGATATGGGAAACAACCATGACAAAGCTTTGGGAACAGCATTCGATTATCTCGAATATCTCGGTACTTCGGACATGACACCGGAAGAACTGAAAAGTGAATTCTATCGCCTGGCTTGTACTTTCTATGTTTCTCCGGGTAACGAACGCACGTATGTCGTACTTTCCGGACTGAATGAGAATATGCCTGCTGCCGTACAATTATTCGAAAAGCTACTGGCAGATGCGCAGGTTAATAAGGAAGCCTATACTAATATGACCAGCGATATACTGAAAGCCCGTTCGGACGCCAAACTGAATCAGGGACAGAACTTCTCCCGTTTGATGAGCTTTGCCATGTACGGTCCCAAATCCCCTGCCACCAATCTACTGACGGAGGCGGAACTGACAAATATGAATCCACAGGAACTGGTAGACCGGATTCACAATCAGAACAGCTACAAGCACCGTATTTTATACTACGGCCCAAGCAGCAGCAAAGATTTACTGGCTACCATCAACCAATATCATCAGGTTCCGGCAGCCCTGAAGGATATTCCTGCCGGAAACGAGTATTCTTATCTCGAAACTCCCGTCACTAAAGTTCTAGTAGCTCCTTATGACGCCAAGCAAATATACATGGCACAGATATCCAATCTCGATAAGAAGTATGATCCTGCCATTGAACCTATCCGCGCATTATATGATGAATACTTCGGAGGGGGCATGAACTCTATCGTCTTCCAGGAAATGCGTGAAACACGTGGATTGGCTTATTCCGCCTGGGCTAGCATAATGCCGCCGAGCTACTTGAAGTATCCCTATGTACTACGTACACAGATTGCCACGCAAAACGACAAAATGATTGATGCCGTCACTACATTTAATGACATCATCAATAATATGCCGGAATCCGAAGCTGCTTTCAAACTGGCTAAAGACGGATTAACCAACCGTCTGCGCACCGAACGTATCATCAAAGGTGACATTATCTGGAGTTATATCAATGCACAAGATTTAGGGCAAAACGTAGACCCGCGCATCAAGCTCTACAACGACATACAGAACATGTCGCTAAAAGATATTGTCGATTTCCAAAAGCAATGGGTAAAAGGACGTACGTATGTTTATTGCATCCTGGGAGATAAGAAAGATTTGGAGCTGGATAAATTGAAAGCTGTAGGTCCTATTGAAGAATTGACCCAAGAACAGATTTTCGGATACTAA
- the prfB gene encoding peptide chain release factor 2 (programmed frameshift), with protein MITIEQLKDVKERTDALRRYLDIDGKKIQVEEEQLRTQAPGFWDDQKRAEAQMKLVKDLQKWIEGYNELKTLADELELAFDFYKEELVTEEDVDAAYAKASEAVEALELKNMLRDEADQMDCVLKINSGAGGTESQDWASMLMRMYLRYAETNGYKATIANLQEGDEAGIKTCTINIEGDFAYGYLKGENGVHRLVRVSPYNAQGKRMTSFASVFVTPLVDDSIEVNILPANISWDTFRSGGAGGQNVNKVESGVRLRYQYKDPYTGEEEEILIENTETRDQPKNRENAMRQLRSILYDKELQHRMAEQAKVEAGKKKIEWGSQIRSYVFDDRRVKDHRTNYQTSDVNGVMDGKIDGFIKAYLMEFSSQES; from the exons ATGATTACTATTGAACAACTTAAAGACGTGAAAGAGCGCACTGATGCGCTGAGGAGGTATCTT GACATCGACGGGAAGAAAATTCAAGTCGAAGAAGAGCAATTAAGAACACAAGCTCCGGGATTCTGGGATGACCAGAAGAGAGCCGAAGCTCAAATGAAACTGGTGAAAGACCTGCAAAAGTGGATTGAGGGTTACAACGAACTCAAAACGCTGGCAGACGAACTCGAACTGGCATTTGATTTCTATAAAGAAGAACTGGTGACTGAGGAAGATGTAGATGCTGCTTATGCAAAAGCCAGTGAGGCGGTAGAGGCACTCGAACTCAAAAATATGCTTCGTGATGAAGCCGACCAGATGGATTGTGTGCTGAAAATCAATTCAGGTGCCGGTGGTACGGAAAGTCAGGACTGGGCTTCCATGTTGATGCGTATGTATCTGCGTTATGCCGAGACGAATGGTTATAAAGCTACCATTGCCAACCTTCAGGAAGGGGATGAAGCCGGAATCAAGACTTGTACTATCAATATCGAAGGTGACTTTGCTTATGGTTATTTGAAAGGAGAGAACGGTGTGCACCGTTTGGTTCGTGTTTCTCCCTACAATGCGCAGGGTAAACGTATGACCTCTTTTGCTTCTGTGTTTGTTACTCCGTTGGTAGATGACAGTATTGAAGTTAATATTTTGCCTGCCAATATCTCTTGGGATACGTTCCGAAGCGGTGGTGCCGGTGGACAGAATGTGAATAAGGTGGAGTCCGGTGTCCGTTTGCGTTATCAGTATAAAGACCCTTATACCGGTGAGGAAGAAGAAATCCTGATCGAGAATACCGAAACCCGTGACCAACCGAAGAATCGTGAGAATGCAATGCGTCAGTTACGTTCTATCTTATATGATAAGGAATTGCAGCACCGTATGGCAGAACAGGCGAAGGTGGAAGCCGGTAAGAAGAAAATCGAATGGGGTTCTCAAATCCGAAGCTACGTATTTGATGACCGTCGTGTGAAAGACCACCGTACCAACTATCAAACCTCGGATGTGAACGGCGTGATGGATGGCAAAATAGATGGTTTTATCAAAGCTTATTTGATGGAGTTTTCTTCACAAGAATCATAA